In the genome of Streptomyces aquilus, the window GCGGGCTGCGGCGGCGGGGTTGCGGTGTAGGGGCGGGCGGCGATGGGGCTGGGCAGGCTGGTCTCGGTGTAGGCGATACGCCTGCGCAGGCTGATGCCGAGGTCGTCGACGCTCAGGTAGATCGAGTCGTCCTTGAGACCGGTGATGCGTCCTTTGACCAGGATGCTGACCCCGTCGGTGAGCGATTCGGTGGCGTTGGTGGCCAGGTCGCGCCAGGCGGTGCAGATGTAGGGGATCGGCTCCAGGTCACGCCACTTCTGCGCGGTGGCATCCCACTGCGTGGGGGTCTCGGTGAGACGGAACCGGCAGACGGCGATGCCGTCGCGGGTGAAGCGGACTTCCACGTCACCGGTGACGGTGCCGGACACGTGCGTGACGGACGGGGCCATACGAACACCTCCTATAGCAAATAATAGTGTATCTACGGGTCTGGTCAACCCCCCTGTCGGCACTTCCCGCCGCCGGAGGGTGCGGGACGGCGGGTGAGACGCCGGAAGCGGGCTTTCCACCCGGTCGGCTGCGCCGGGGCCGGAAGCGGGGTGAGGTTGTCGAACACCGTGGTGTCCTCGATCTCCACCACCATCGGGACCGTGCTGTCGGCCCGGACCAACTGCTCGTCGGTGGTGTCCAGATGAACGGAGACCCGTACGGCCTCGCGATCGGCGTCGAGGTAGGCGAACACGAGAATGCCCGCGATCTCCATGCAGGGCAGGCCCTCGTCGTCAGGCCCCCGCATCGCGTGGAACACAGCCGTGCTGTTCGCCTCCGCGCACTCCTCGGCGTCCGAGAGGCTGGGATTACGGGGCGCGAGCACGCAGCGGGCGATGTCCTCGTCGTACAGCGTGTACCCCTCGATGTCCTGCCTCAACTCGTAGAAGAGGTCCACGGCCTTGCGGTCGTCGGCGGGCGGGCGGAGCGGGACACCGTCCTCGCCCGCCACGTCGTCCCAGGCGCTGTGCACGTGCTGCGCCAGCGAGGCAAGGGCGGAGGCCTTGTCGGACCAGAGCGTGACATCGTCGCTGTGCCGGTCCCAGCGGCGCAGCACCCACGCGCGGCCTGTCACTTGCGAGGTGAGGTTCTCCTCGATCGCGAAGCTGAAGCGGTGCAGCCACCCTTCGAGGATGCTGACGGTGTCCGCCCCGGGCCATTGGCCGGTGCGTTCCTGGAGGTCGTCCATCAGGTCGGCCAGATCGAGGACGGCTGCGCCTGCGGGCGTGGTCGGGTCCGGTGTGATCGGCATGGCGGTTTCCTTTTCTGTGCGAGATGGGGCGGTCAGGCCCCGTTCATGAGGCCGTTGAAGAGGTTCATCAGGCGTTGCTGGTCGGGGGTGAGGGTGGCGGTGCGCAGCAGGCGCCGGCGCAGGACGGGTGCGTCGAGGCTGATGCCGGAGGGCATCTCGGGGCGCTCGGGCGGGAAGACCAGGCGGTAGTTGGGGGTGTGGATCATCCAGGCCTCGTACCGGTCGGCGGGGCTGGCGCTGCGGGCGGCGTGCCCTTCGTCCGTCGTTCGGGACAGGCACCGGCAGGACAGATCGGAACACGGCCGTCCGGCCGGGTGGCTGGCCAGGATGGGGCTGCGGCGGTAGTGCGTGCGGCTGCCGTTGAGCATCGGGCAGTGGTCGGCGGTATAGGGCAGGCACTCGGGGTGCAGCGCCGGTTCCGGGGAGCAGCCCTGGAGGACGTCGGCCGGGCGCACCAGCAGGAAGCACCGTTCGTCCAATGGCTGTTCGCAGATCTGGCACAGGCGCCCGAGGAAGGCGGCGTGGGCCTTGTCGGCGTCGAGGACACCGAAGGCGGCGTGACCGCCGTGGATCAGGGTCACGTACGGCACCACCAGCCCGCCGGCGAGCGGACGGTCGGCACAGCGTTGGGGGATCGCATGCATGTGATGAATTCCTTCGGCTCGCGGGACGCGGTTCGCAGCGCGAGGTCGGGCGTCAGCTGCTGGCCGGTGGGGAAGGATCGGCGGGGCCGGCGGTCAGGAGTGCTTCCCAGTGGGCGTAGTGGCAGCCGGTGGCGTCGTGCAGGCGCAGGTGCAGCCAGTTGAGGTTGCCGTCGGCCCGGATGACGGCCTCCGCGCCGATGGCGGCTGCCCGGGGATAGACGGTGCCGTCGTCGGGGGCGGCCAGGACGATGACCAGACCTGGGCGGTGCGGCAGGTGGCGGAGCGTGAAGTCGGTGTAGCTGCGGTCGTCCAGGAGCACGAGCGGAGCGCGCTGGTACTCCTCGGCGCTGAACAGCGGTGACGGCAGGTGCAGGCGGGGGACGGGGCTCGTGCGCAGGCCGACCGGATCGTCGTCACTGCGGTCGCTGATCACCAGCACCGGAGCCTGCGGTCCTTCCCGGGGAGCTTGCGCGGGGGCGGGCATGGCGGTGACACGTCGCTTTCGTGGGGGGCCGGGGCCGGGAATGGGCCTCGGGGAAGGGTGAGTTGGCGGCCTGCGGGCGGGGCGGCCGGGCGGCGGCCGCCCCACCCGCAGGTGTTCGCTCAGCCGAGCGGGTAGAGCACCAGCGCGGGGAGGGCGGTGTCGGGGATGCTGTCCCCGTACAGCTCGCGCAAGGACGGGTCCGCTGTGAGTTCCTCCGGCAGCGGGTAGACATCGCCGACGAGCTCGCTGTGGGTCGGCGCATACCGCGAGTGGCTGTAGCTGGCGAAAGGCGAGAACAGGTTGCCCTCCGCGTCCCGGGACAGCACGACGAGCGTGTCGCCGGGCAGGCCCTTCCAGTCCTCGCGGACCAGATGGCGCACCACGGCGAGGGTCAGGGGGCGGTCGGGGGCCTCGCCGCCCGGGTCGGGCGACGGGGTCTGATGCTGGTCGGTCATGACGGCCTTTCACGTGCGGGCCGGGCAAAGAGCGGTCCGGCCGGTTGATCGGCTGGCTGGGTGGGGACGCCGCCCCGTTGCCGGGGCGGCGTCGTGCGGGCCCGGTCAGTCGTCTTCGGCCGCCTCCAGGCAGGAGAGGGGGATGCCGTTTCCGGGAATCCGGAAGCGGGTGGTGTCCTCAGGGATGCGGTAGCGGGTGTTGCGCGGGTCGCGGCGCAGGGTGCGGGTGGACTCCTCATCGAGCAGGAAGCCCGCGCGGCTGTTGGTGCGGTTGCGTTCCTGCACGGTGCCGGTGAGACCGCGCAGGACGGCCGGGCGCAGGGAGTCGTTGATGCGGGCCTTGCGTCCCGCCACGAGCCCGGCGAATGCTTCCTTGTCGATCGCGGTAAGCCGCTGTGCGGAGGCCTGGACCTTCGCGACCTGGATCGCATCCGGCAGTTGGCCGATGTAGTCGAGGACGTCGTCCATGGTGAGGGTCATGCTGGGTTTGCCTCTCTGGGACACGGAGGGGGACCGGCCGGGCACGGGCGTGCCCGGCCGGGGGCTTGCTGGTCAGGGGTGGGTCAGGCGGCGGTGTCGGGCCGGTGGCGGGCGACTGCCTCGTCCTCGACCTCAGACAGCCGGTAGCTGCCGTTGTCGTCCTGGCCGAGCGTTTCGAGGAGCAGCAGGTAGCGGGCCTGCTGGGCGGTGAGGTGCGACCAGGTCTTGGGCTCGCGGATGTGGTACTCGCAGGCGGCGGCGACGTGCGCGAACAGCGCGTTGACGACGCGTGCCTTGGGCAGCTGCGCTGCTGTCTGCGACAGGTCGGCGTGCTCGGGTTCCTTGATGCCCAGAAAGCGGGCCACGGTCGCGCTCTCGTGCTTGTCGGTCCAGGAGCTGTAGAAGTACGGGACGGTGAGCACGGTCTCCTGCGCGAAGACGCGGGCCGCCTCCGGCAGGGTCTTCATGCGCACGAGCCGGGCGACGAAGTCCTGACGGGGACCGGCGGCGGCCTTCCACGCCCGGTTGCAGGCGATGACCTTGCGCCGCTCCTCCGCCCGCTGCTCGTCCTGCGCCGTCCTGGGCTTCTTCGGCTGGGGGCGGACCTTGTGGCCGTAGGCGGCAGGGTCGGCGCAGTGCCACACCGGCTGGTGCTCGTCGTCGAGGCGGGCGCTGTGACCGGGGCAGCCCTGGTGGTTGTCCTCGGTGAGCGGGTTGCCCAGCCCGGTGGTCAGCTCGGCCAGCGGCCTGGAGGGGTCCTTCTGCCCCCAGCCCGGCTCCCTCAGCAGCGGGATGCCCGCCTCCTTGAGGTCTTCCACGGCCCTGGCCCGGGCGTCGGCGTCTTCCTGCTCGGCCTTGAGGAGCGCCAGCTCCTGGTCCCAGTGGCCGCGCCCGCCGTTGCCTTCCTCCTGGTCACGCCCCAGCGCGCGCAGCAGACGGCGCTCCGCGCCGCTCACGTGCTCGACCTCGGCGAGCTGGGCGGTCTGCTCCAGGTCCATGCCCCCGGCCGCAGCCCGGCGCAGAGTGGCGTCATCGAGCTTCTGCGCCGCCTTGGCGTGCTTGGCGGCGTGGCGGCTGACGCCGAGAGCCCTGGCGGCCTGCTTCCTCTCGATGTCGCTCATGTCGATCAGGGACAGCTCCTGCGACTTGAGGATGTCGCGCTCGCTCATCCCCTCGCGGTGCTTGTTCTCGACCAGGGACAAAAACCGGGTCCAGCCGTCCCGGCCGACCAGGTCCTCGCGCACGTGCGCCTTGATCCTGCGCGCCGGGCGGCCGTCCTGCTCGGCGGTGGCGTTGGCGATCTGCTGCGCCTGTGCACGCCGCCAGCCTTTGAACGCACCGTAGGTGCCGTCGGGGCGGGGCCGGACACTGATGGTCTCCTCGACACCGATCTCCTTGACGGAGGCGATCAGCTCCTCGTCCGGTTCGGTGTCGCTCTCGCGGGCGTTGCACTCGTCGCGCACCACCTGCGCCGGGTCGAGCAGGACGATCTGCGTTGCGGCGGCCTCCTCCTCGGGCGGGACGGGTTCGGTGGACGGGGTCGAGACGGCGGTGGCCATGAGGCGCTCCTTCTCCTTGCCTGATCGGCGAGATGAGGGCGGTTGAAATGTCGCCCTTCGCTTCAAAAGTAATAATAGTGTCTTAAGGGATGGTGTGAATCCACCCCTGAACTGCGGTTTTACGGCCATTCGTGTTCGCGGCGGGGCGATAGCGGGAAGGTGCAGCGGGGGTCCATGCGGACGCAGCGCTCGCAGTGGGCCGTGTTCCAGGTGAACCCCAGGACGGCAAGGGACTGTTCGGTGCCAGGGATGAGGTCGGCGGAGGGCCTGGGGGCGGCGGCGAGGCCGTGGGCGGGGCCGGGCGCGACGAGAAGCACCAGGCTTCCTTCCATGCGAGCGGTCCTGGCCGGGGCGGCCCGCGGGCGGACGGTGGGTCAGTGGGTGACGGTGACGGTGTAGTCGGCTTCCAGGACGGCGAGGGCGGCGCGGATGGACGCACGGGTTTCCGCGCTCGGGACCGAGTAGGTGAAGTCCAGGGCGCGCACGGCGTCATCCAGGTCGTCGTCGCGCATCGGCAGGGCGTACCCGCCGCGGTAGAGGGCGACGGCGGTCGCGGTGGCGACACGGGCGCGGTTGTAGGCGATGGCCTCCGTGGCCGTGACGCCGGTGCCGAGCGCTTCGCGTGCGGTGGGCGGCAGTTCCGCGATCCCGGCGGTGAAACGGCGGGCGGGAATATGCAGACGTGCCGAGCGCAGAGCGCGGCGCGGCGTTCGCAGCATGGCAACTCCTGGGGCTGGAAGCAGGGCGGGGGAGTGTCACCGGGTGTGAGGGAGGCGTGATCAACCAATCACTAATAATAGTGTGAATTGCTGATGTGTGAACCCACCCCTGACCAGCACAAACGGAGAACGCTGAGCACAGCCGCGAAGCGTACGCAGCCCGGGACATGGGCGCCGCGCCGGCGTAGAGCCTTCCAGGCCGGACGGGGCGGTCGCGCTCCAGATGACGGTGGCGGTGTCGGCCGTCGTGGGCTCCGGTGGTGTGGTGTGTGTGCCTGCGAGGGGATTTGAACCCCTGACCACCCACAAGCGGAGCCGCTCTGTTGCTGGGCTGCGCAGGTTCGGCGGCGCCGGTGAGGCGGCCGGTTGATGGTGGGTCAGCGTCCGGCGATCTCGCGAAGAAGGTGCAGCGCGGTGGGCGGGGTGTCGTACCAGAAGGTCTCGGAGGGGGTGAGGCCGAGGGCTTCGGCGGCGACGTCGCGGATCAGGCGGCGTTCCTCGCCTCGTTCCGCGTAGATGCTGGTGCGTGTCGTGTAGGTGTCACCGTCGCCGTCGCCGATGATCTCTGCTTGTTCGTCGTCAGGCAGGGATACGAGCGTCCAGCCGGTGACGTGAGCGGCCCATCCGGCTGCGCACAACGTGGGTCCGCATGCCGGAGCCTGCGTGGGGGCCAGCCGGGTTGTGTGGGGCAGGTGCGCCCAGTGGTTCATGGCGAAGGCGTCGGGCCGCGCCTCGATGGCCGCAAGAACGGCAGACGCCACGGCGGCAGGCGTCGTGGGGATCGGGGCGTACTCGGGGTCGGTCATGACAACTCCAGTGGTGTGGAACGGTGTTGGAGTAGTGCTGGTGGGACTCGAACCCACGACCTCAGGACTTATAAGATCCGCGCTCTGCCAGCTGAGCTACAGCACTGCGATGCTCGGTGGTGCGATCCGGCCGGGCGGGGTGCGGCTCTGGTGCGGCGAGCCGCATGGGGGAAGGGGGGCGTCGCCGTGGCGGCCGGATGCCAGCGGCGACGCTTCGGGGCTGTTCAGTGGTGGTGTCCCGGCGTCGGACCGTCCGGTCCGAGGTCGGGCGGGACGCAGTAGTCGACGTCCGATTCCGGGGGGATCGGGTCACCGGAGTCGATGTCGGTGCAGTAGGCGTCGAAGACTTCTGCGGCGGTGAGGGGCTGGGGCTCTCCGGCTCGCAGCCGCCAGCCGTAGACGCGGTCGGTGCTGCCTGGGGTGCTGGTGCGCATGACGAGTGCGCCGGGCAGGGCTGCGAGTCCGAGGGCGAGGAGCGTGGTGAACTCCAGGGCGTCGGCGTCGGCGTCGCCGAGCCTGGCGGTGCCGTCGGCGTCGGTGTCCGCGTGCAGGACCGCGGTCATGTTTTCCGGCGTCGCCGAGACGCTGCACACCAGGTGCTGGCGGCCCGGGCCGGCTGCGTCGAGGACGCGGGCGAGAAGATCGCGGGCACGGGCGAAGGACTCTCGGCCGATGTCCGCTGTGCAGACGGCGCAGGTGCCGAGGCGGGCCAGGAGGGCGGAGGCGTGCTCGAAGGTGGCCTGGCGGACGGCCTCGCCGATCAGGACCGGGAGGAGATCGGTGAGCGGCTGCCCTTCGTAGGGGATGGTCGGGCCGGTGGCGGCGGTCTCGGAGGTGAAGCGGGTACGGCTTGCCGGGCTGTCGGGGGTGAGGCCGGTGTCGGCGCAGAAGTCGGCGTACTCCTCGGGGTCGAAGAGGGCGAGCGTGGTGTGCATGCCGTGTGCGGTGCGGGCCCTGAGGAGGGCTTCGACTGCTGCCAGGTAGGCCGCGTAGTCGTCGAACGCGAAACTGCGGTAGCGCCGCATGGCACGGAAGTCGTGCTCATCGGTGAGCAGGCCGATGGTGCCGGAGACCTCTCGGCGCAGGAGGTGGCGCATCGTGTGCTCATCGGTGCGTGCCGTCGTATCTCCCGTGTGCGATCGGTCGGCGTACTGCTTGCCCTGGCCGCACTCTGAGGAATGGGAAGTGTGGGTCACGTGCGGGCCCTTCTCGTGGAGGAGTTGAAGGGGGACGCCCTCTATAACCACAATAATAGTGTGGTTACGGTGGAAGGGAATCCCCCGTCTGACCTGCTGTTCTTACTCCTGTGACGCCTGGGCGAATGCGGCCAGCATGGCGGTCACGGATTCGGGGCGGCCGGATGCCTCGACCTGCACGCCGTGCCCGGAGGGACCGACGAGTACGGTCACGCTGTCGACCTGGACGGGGCCGTGCTGGCCGGGCGGCCTGGTGTCGTGCTGCCAGATGATCCGGGTGCGCCGGTACTGCTCCTCGATGCGGGCGCCGGGGAGTGCGCCGGCCACGGCTTCGGTGACGGCGCGGCGGCCGCGCTCCTCCGCCTCCTGCCTGGCGGCGATCTCGGCGGCCTGCTCCACGGCCTCGGCGTGCAGCGGATACAGGCGCCGGGTGATCTCCCGGGCCACATGCCGGGCGCTGCGGGCGGTGACTCCGATCGACGGCGCGAGCATCCTGGCCTCGTCGGGTAGCGCGGCGTGGATCTTCAGCCGGTTGGGGTGGCGGTGGTCGGGCTGGGACAGGCGCAGGGCGCGGCCGTCGCCGTCGATGATGAGCCGTCCCAGACCGCGGTGGTGGTCGGTGAGTTCGGCTGTCCGGCAGTGCGTTCCCAACTCTCGCGCCACGTCGTCGGCGAACGCGTCGAACTCCTCCTGTGTGGTCAACTCGCTGGTCATGGCGGCCTGTTCACTCCTTCGGGTGGCTGGTGGGTGGGTCCGGTGCGGGGCTGGCCGCACCTCGGTCGCGGAGCTCGGCGTCGCGGTGGGCGTCCTCGGCGGTGTAGCCGGTGCCGCACCAGGGGCGGCACAGCTGGCCTGGGGGTGCGCCGCACGTCTCGCACCGGTCGTCGATGTCCTCTGCGCGCCACGGCCGCGGCTCGCCGCTCACTCGCTGCTCTTCCGGATGTGGTCGGCCAGGGCGAGGGGGGAGAGGACGGGGCTCTGGCGGCGCGGGGCGGGTCGGACGGCCCGCCACAGATTCGACGGCTGCCACGGGTCGAAATCGGTTCCGGGGACGGGCTGGATGGACCACTGGCGGCCGCGGTGGTCGGTGGCGGTGTACGTCTGGCGCCGTGGGGTGCCCTGGAGTCCGTTGCTCTCCCACACGAGGCCGGCGGCCGTGAGCGCCCTCCCCAGCTCGTTGCGGCGTGTCTGGGTGATGTGCTCGAACTCGGCCGGGATCAGGTGGAAGTCGGCCATGTCGTGGCCCCGCCACGTCTCCCTGTGGCCGTCCTCGCGGGTGAGCTCATACACCCGGGCCGGTTGCCGGACGCGGCGGCCTTCCCACGTCCAGACGCGCTCGGAGCTGGTGACCTCCCACACGCCCTCCGGGCTGCGCAGTTGCTCGCCCACCCGGAGCGGACGGGGCGGCTGGGTGTGAAAGCTGCGGGGACCGGGCGCCAGGCCGTTGTCCGTCAGGTCGGTGCACCGCCAGCACATCCACACCGTCTCGCCGTGAAGCCGGTGGATGCCCCAGCAGTTCTCGTAGCAGGTCGCGCACGCGAACCGGCAGTCCTCGGAGGCGCGGAGCGTTGCCATAGAGGTCATGCGGGGCATGCGGCTGATGACCAGGCCGAAGTGGCGTCCGACAGGCACGGCATCTCCTTCCAGGGCGGTGGCGAGCGATCCGGGGGCGTGCGGGGCGGCTCAGGGGGCGGTGGTCCACAGGGCCAGGCCGGTGGTGGTACGAGCGCTGACACTGGGGTGCACGGACTCGTCGCGGTAGTCGGAGACCTTCACGTAGCCGCCCTGCTGGGTGTCGAGGCGGACCGGGGCGCCCTCCTCTTCCCAGTGGGCGATGAGTTCGGCGGGGAGGTGGTTGATGTCGTCGACCTCGACCTGGACGGCCCACGCGGTCAGTTCCTCGCCGTACTCCTGCCGCCACTGCTTCAGGACGGTGAAAAGGTCGGCGAAGTCGTCGACCAGCGCCAGGGCACGCGCCTGGCCGGGGGCGGGGTCCTCGGCGTAGGTCGGTTCGTCGGGGCGGGTGCGCTCACCAAGGCTCATCAGCCAACGCATGATCGGGGCTCCTGATCTTTTGTGGCGGGTGGTCACGGGGTGGGGCGGGCGGGTGCGTTGCCCAGGTAGGCGGTAT includes:
- a CDS encoding ParB/RepB/Spo0J family partition protein is translated as MATAVSTPSTEPVPPEEEAAATQIVLLDPAQVVRDECNARESDTEPDEELIASVKEIGVEETISVRPRPDGTYGAFKGWRRAQAQQIANATAEQDGRPARRIKAHVREDLVGRDGWTRFLSLVENKHREGMSERDILKSQELSLIDMSDIERKQAARALGVSRHAAKHAKAAQKLDDATLRRAAAGGMDLEQTAQLAEVEHVSGAERRLLRALGRDQEEGNGGRGHWDQELALLKAEQEDADARARAVEDLKEAGIPLLREPGWGQKDPSRPLAELTTGLGNPLTEDNHQGCPGHSARLDDEHQPVWHCADPAAYGHKVRPQPKKPRTAQDEQRAEERRKVIACNRAWKAAAGPRQDFVARLVRMKTLPEAARVFAQETVLTVPYFYSSWTDKHESATVARFLGIKEPEHADLSQTAAQLPKARVVNALFAHVAAACEYHIREPKTWSHLTAQQARYLLLLETLGQDDNGSYRLSEVEDEAVARHRPDTAA
- a CDS encoding single-stranded DNA-binding protein: MAPSVTHVSGTVTGDVEVRFTRDGIAVCRFRLTETPTQWDATAQKWRDLEPIPYICTAWRDLATNATESLTDGVSILVKGRITGLKDDSIYLSVDDLGISLRRRIAYTETSLPSPIAARPYTATPPPQPATAPPAPSRPGSPPWWEQKRA
- a CDS encoding cell envelope biogenesis protein OmpA, with product MHAIPQRCADRPLAGGLVVPYVTLIHGGHAAFGVLDADKAHAAFLGRLCQICEQPLDERCFLLVRPADVLQGCSPEPALHPECLPYTADHCPMLNGSRTHYRRSPILASHPAGRPCSDLSCRCLSRTTDEGHAARSASPADRYEAWMIHTPNYRLVFPPERPEMPSGISLDAPVLRRRLLRTATLTPDQQRLMNLFNGLMNGA